The Terriglobales bacterium genome contains the following window.
TTGCAGCCACGAAGTTGTACTCGCTCGCGGACTCATATGTCGCAGCGATCGCCTTTTCCGATTCAGCCGGTGGTACTTCGAACTCGAAGATCATTGGATTGTGATGTCGGCTGGTCAGGCGCTGCTCGAAGCCAGTGAGCCGGTTCCAGAAATCGACTTCATGTTTTTCGCTGATTTCTCGAGCGACTTGGAAACCTAACTCCGATCGAGAGCGGGCCAGCGCGCGGTCGCTACCCGCGAATCGCACGGCGATTTCCCAAATGCGTTTTTCGCTCGTGACTCTGGCGTCGGGCGCCCATTCATCAGGATCGCGCGGCTGGGAATCGTGCAGGTACTCGGCTGCTTCCGGTCCGATGAACTCCACGGAGATCGGCGAAAGCGGAGATTTCAGCAGCCAATCACGAAACTTGAATGCCTCGCCCAGCGTTTCAAATTGGCACACGCACGTAAGCGTCTGCTGAGGAGATGGGAAGAGCTTGAAATTTGCGGACGTGATTACGCCTAAGGTGCCGTAGCTGCCGATCATCAGCTTCATGAGATCGTAGCCGGCGACATTTTTCACTACACGTCCGCCGCCGCGTCCGCTGAGGCCGTCAGCGGTGATGAAGCTGATACCGATGCAGAAGTCGCGCAAGCCTCCGAAGCCAGCGCGCAGCGGACCGGAGGATGCAGTCGCTAAAGCTCCACCGATGGTCGAGCCGGGAAAGCTCTCGATCGGCAGAAGCTGCCGGTGATGCGCGCATTCTGCCGTAACGTGAGAAACGGTTGCGCCAGCCTGCAGTGAAATCGTCAGGTCTCCGGGATCGTACGCCTCGATTCGGTTGAGGCGCTCGGTGGAAATAACAACATCTACTCCTTCCACCGAGCGGCCGACGTGCTGTCGCGTACCGCCGCCGAATGGAACCACCGACCAGTTCTCTTCGTTAGCGACTCTGAGCGCAGCCGCAATGTGCTCGGGGCAATTGGGCAGGAGGACCGTTTCGGGAGCGCCGCCATCAATCGAGTACTTCTGCAAGCGTTCAGGATCACCAATGACGGCATCGGCGCCGAGCAGCCGCTCGAGGCGCGATGCGATATCCCCCTGGGTTCCCGTCGCCTGAGTCACCGCTGCTCCGCACTCGCGAGAACAGGAGCTTCGACACTAGAGTGACCGGGAGCGACGGCCTCGCGGCAGGTGCGCACTCCAGGGAGGATCTTCTGCGGATTGAGTACCGAATCGGGATTGAAGGCATTGCGCAGGCGATGCATCACTTCACGTTCGGAGTCGCTGAAGAGCGTGCACATCAGATCCTGCTTCTCCATCCCGACTCCATGTTCGCCCGTGATCGACCCTCCAACGCCGATGCAGAATTCGAGAATCTCGCGTCCAGCCTCGAGAGTGCGCCGCGTTTCCTCTTCGTTGCGAGCATCGAAAAGAATCAGCGGATGCAGGTTGCCATCGCCTGCATGAAAGATATTTCCGATGGTCAGGGAATATTTTTTGCCAACCTCTTCGATCTTGCGCAGCGTTTCGGGAATGCGCGTCCGCGGAATCACACCATCCTGAACGTAGTATGAAGGCGAGATGCGTCCGATCGCGCCGAATGCGGTCTTGCGTCCCTTCCACAGGAGCTGGCGTTCATTGTCGTCTCTCGCGCGCTTCACTTCACGTGCGCCACTCCTGCGACAGAGTTCTGAAACAGTCTCTGCCTGCTCATCCACGACTTCGCGCAGACCCTCGAGTTCGATCAGCAGCACCGCGGCGGAATCAAGTGGATACCCGGCATGAACTGCGGCTTCGACAGCGCGCAGCGTCCAGCCATCGAGCATTTCGATCGCTGCAGGAGTAATTCCTTCGCTGGTGAGAGCTACGACCGTATTCGCCGCATCCTGGACATCGTTGTAGATGGCGAGCAAAGTCGCGACTGCTTCCGGCAATCGCGTGATTTTCACAGTTATCGCCGTCGCAATGCCGAGCGTACCTTCGGAACCCACAAAGAATCCGGTGAGGTCATATCCAGGTGCGGCTGCAGCTTTGCCGCCGAGCTGCGCAATGCGCCCATCGGGGAGCACAACCTCAAGTCCCATGATGTGATTGACCGTTACGCCAAGCGCAAGAGTGTGCGGCCCTCCCGAGTTCTCGGCAACGTTTCCGCCGATCGTGCATGCCTTCTGACTCGATGGATCAGGAGCGAAGTAGAATCCATGCGGCATGAGAGCGTTGCTGAGCTCAAGGTTCACGACTCCCGGCTGCACAGTGGCTCGCAGGTTTGGAACATCAATCTCGAGAATGCGATTCATGCGCGCGAAGGCCAGGATGATTCCGCCTTTGCGGGCAATCGATCCACCGCTCAGGCCAGTGCCTGCTCCACGCGGAACGATGGTCAGACCTTCACGATTCGCCAGCTTTACGATTTCGGAGACGTGTTGCGTACTTTGCGGAAACACCACGTAGCGGGGCGCGCCGCGCGCCAAGGAGCCGTCGTACTCATAGAGCATGAGGTCCTCCGGACGATCAAGTACGGCGTCGGATCCGACAATCTTGCGCAGTTTGTTCGCGATTCCAAAAGACAACATAGAGGGGAAGATGCTCGGATTCTAGCATCGCTTTGCATAGCTTCAATCACGCTGAACACCAGCGCGTTCTAGTAGTCGATCGAACACGGAGGCGGTGGAGGGAGCGGAGGAAAGTAACCACAAGCCCTTCGTTCCCTCCGTGTCCTCCGTGTTCAATCTTGCCGTTCCCGCCTCGCCGATCAATTTCGCCCGACTTTTCCTCATACTTTCTTGGTAACTGGCTGATTTTCCACTTGATATTCGTCTTCAGCGCGTCGATAATTCGAGTGAAAAGAAGGCGAACCGTCAACTCGAGACGCAACGTGAGACCAACCCCAAAGAGGCGAATCGACCAGAGACGTGGAACGATATCTTCGAGCTGAAGTGCTTCGTATCTTGCGCATCACTCCGCGCCAGTTAGCAGGATGGGAGCGGGCGGGGCTGATCGCAGCAGCGGAAAGCTATTCCTTTTACGACCTTCTTCAAATCAAAAAATTGAGCGAGCTGCGCGCCAAGAAAGTTCGTCCGGGTACGATTCGCGCATCGATCGACGCTATGCAGCGCCAGGTTTCCGGCATGGAGAATCCTCTCCTTGAGGCTGGTATCTCCTCGCACGGATCGCGCCTGACGTTCCGGCATCAAGGACACGAACTCGATCCATTGGCCGGACAATTTCTCCTCGATTTCGATCGTCCCAAACTGGTCGAAGCACGGATTAATCAGCCACGCCTGGTGGAGAATCCTGCTGATCTGTTTGTCGCTGCAGTCGCGATGGAGGAAAGCCCAGAGCGGCAGCAGGAAGCGCTCGAGATGTACAAGCGAGTGCTCGAACTCAATCCCAAACACGCGGCCGCCTGTATCAATTTGGGAACGATCTACTACAACCAGCAGAACTACCGCGAAGCCGAACGCCATTACCGCCGTGCGATCGAGATCGATTCCCGCTACGCGCTCGCTTATTTCGATCTCGGCAATGTCCTCGACGAAACCGGACGGCTTAACGAAGCGGTCGAAGCATATCGCACCGCAATCCTGATCTCACCCAGTTACGCCGACGCTCACTACAATCTCGCGCTAGCCTACGAACGCCTGCGCCGGTCGCGCAAAGCCCTTCCCCACTGGCGCGCCTATGTGAAGATGGACCCAGTAGGCGCGTGGTCCAACTACGCCCGCGGACAAATCCAGAAGATCGTCGAAGCCGAAAAGCTGCAGATCGTGTGGCGCAGGCCGGGCGTAGGGATCCGCTAAGACTCGTCCTTCAAGACCAGCAGGATCCGCTTCGGGACTTCTCATGTGCATCCCTGGCCGATTCTGAAACTTCTTCGGATTCACCGCGTCGAGAAGCTAAACACGGTCACCTGGTGGAATCGCTGTCCCGGCTTAAGCTCCGTCGTCGGGAACTTCGGGTGATTCGGCGAATCCGGAAAGTGCTGCGTTTCCAGGCAAAGTCCGCCACGATGAACGTATGTTTTTCCGCCTTTCCCCTTTAACGTTCCATCAAGAAAGTTGCCGGTGTAGAACTGGACGCCGGGCTGTGTGGTCGATACGCGCAGCACGCGACCGGTGGTCGGCTCATAAACTTCGGCAGCGGTGGTGAGTTTGCCTGCACCTTGAGAGTCGATGACCCAATTGTGGTCGTATCCCTTGGCAATCTTCAGTTGCTCGTCATCAACATTGATGCGCTCGCCTACACGATGAGGTTTCAAAAAATCAAATGGCGTATTCGCAACTGGGCGAAGCTCTCCGGTCGGAATGAGCGTGGAATCGACAGGCGTGAACTTGGAAGCATGTAGCGTTAACTCGTGATTGAGAATGTCGCCATTGCCTTGTCCGGCGAGATTGAAATATGAGTGGTTGGTCAGGTTCAGTACAGTCGGTTTATCGGTCGTCGCAGAGTAATCGATGTGGAGCGCCGAGTTGCTCAGCGTGTAGCGCACTGTGACCGAGAGATTGCCAGGATAGCCGGCTTCGCCGTCCTTGCTCAGGTAGGTAAGCTCGACGCCGTTGGGGATCTCTTTGCCTTTCCACACCTGATTGTTGAATCCATGTGGACCGCCATGCAGCGAGTTCTTCCCGTCGTTCGCTGGAACGTGGTACTCCTTACCTTCTAGCTTGAATTCCGCGTTGGCAATGCGGTTAGCATAGCGGCCAATCAGCGCTCCGAAGAATGGATTTCCCGGGGCGTTGCTCACTTTCACATATTCGTCGAGAGTGTCGAAGCCGAGAACGATGTCATCCACTTTTCCTGACTTATCCGGAGTTTTGAGCGACACCACGATTCCGCCATAAGTAATGATGCGCGCCTCAATCTTGCCTTCACTGAGGGTATAGGCATCGATCTGAGTGCCGTCGGGCATTTTGCCGAATGGCTTTTTTATGACGCTGGTCTTTGCTTCCAGGGTAGCGGCGCACATAGTTAAGCAAAGTAACATCCCGAAAGTTGTTTTGAAAAAGACTGGCATTAGTTTGCGCTCTCCGTAGTGGCTGAACTGCGTTTCGGTTCTGCTTTGGACTGCGAAGCTGCGACTTCGATCAGCGCCGGCAGCACGTCGCCGAAGACGCCGCTGCGTTGTCCGAAGTCGAAATAAAGTCTGCTGTAGACCTTGTACAGACGCTCGTAAAAGGGCTGCTCGCTGCGATCGGGTTCAAATACTTTGTTCGGCGGACAGATTTTATCCTGCGCCTCCTCCACTGTCTTGAACGTCCCAGCAGCGAGAAACGCAAAGATAGCAGAGCCGAGGCTCACAACCGACTTCGCCGGCACTAGGACGGGCCGTCCGAGAACGTTTGCATACACGCGATTCAGCACATCATTCTTCTGCGGAATGCCGCCGGCATTGATTACACGCTTGATCATTACGCCGTGCTTTGCCATACGATCAAGGATCACGCGCGTGTGGAAGGCTGTGCCTTCAATCGCAGCAAACAATTCGTCTGCCGCCGTGCTTTGCAGGTTCCAGCCCAGCGTGATACCGCGAAGATTGGGATTCACCAGGACGGTGCGATCTCCGTTGTCCCACGTGAGGCGGAGCAGACCAGTCTGTCCGGCGCGATAACTCTCTAGTCCTTTGGTGAGCGTGGCGACATCTGTGCCCGCCCGGGTTGCAATTGCATTGAAAATATCGCCAACAGCAGACAGCCCCGCTTCAATGCCAGTCCGACCGGGATGGACGCTACCCTGCACAACTCCGCAAACTCCGGGTACCAAATTCACCGATGGC
Protein-coding sequences here:
- a CDS encoding FAD-binding oxidoreductase → MTQATGTQGDIASRLERLLGADAVIGDPERLQKYSIDGGAPETVLLPNCPEHIAAALRVANEENWSVVPFGGGTRQHVGRSVEGVDVVISTERLNRIEAYDPGDLTISLQAGATVSHVTAECAHHRQLLPIESFPGSTIGGALATASSGPLRAGFGGLRDFCIGISFITADGLSGRGGGRVVKNVAGYDLMKLMIGSYGTLGVITSANFKLFPSPQQTLTCVCQFETLGEAFKFRDWLLKSPLSPISVEFIGPEAAEYLHDSQPRDPDEWAPDARVTSEKRIWEIAVRFAGSDRALARSRSELGFQVAREISEKHEVDFWNRLTGFEQRLTSRHHNPMIFEFEVPPAESEKAIAATYESASEYNFVAAIVGRATMGSFVVGFIPLAIDPPAVTQFAGAASAFRGRLSKDSSAVVVRCPREAKQHFDVWGSTPTDTALMQEVKRALDPKGILNRGRFLVG
- a CDS encoding aldose epimerase family protein gives rise to the protein MCAATLEAKTSVIKKPFGKMPDGTQIDAYTLSEGKIEARIITYGGIVVSLKTPDKSGKVDDIVLGFDTLDEYVKVSNAPGNPFFGALIGRYANRIANAEFKLEGKEYHVPANDGKNSLHGGPHGFNNQVWKGKEIPNGVELTYLSKDGEAGYPGNLSVTVRYTLSNSALHIDYSATTDKPTVLNLTNHSYFNLAGQGNGDILNHELTLHASKFTPVDSTLIPTGELRPVANTPFDFLKPHRVGERINVDDEQLKIAKGYDHNWVIDSQGAGKLTTAAEVYEPTTGRVLRVSTTQPGVQFYTGNFLDGTLKGKGGKTYVHRGGLCLETQHFPDSPNHPKFPTTELKPGQRFHQVTVFSFSTR
- a CDS encoding tetratricopeptide repeat protein, yielding MLRILRITPRQLAGWERAGLIAAAESYSFYDLLQIKKLSELRAKKVRPGTIRASIDAMQRQVSGMENPLLEAGISSHGSRLTFRHQGHELDPLAGQFLLDFDRPKLVEARINQPRLVENPADLFVAAVAMEESPERQQEALEMYKRVLELNPKHAAACINLGTIYYNQQNYREAERHYRRAIEIDSRYALAYFDLGNVLDETGRLNEAVEAYRTAILISPSYADAHYNLALAYERLRRSRKALPHWRAYVKMDPVGAWSNYARGQIQKIVEAEKLQIVWRRPGVGIR
- a CDS encoding FAD-linked oxidase C-terminal domain-containing protein — its product is MLSFGIANKLRKIVGSDAVLDRPEDLMLYEYDGSLARGAPRYVVFPQSTQHVSEIVKLANREGLTIVPRGAGTGLSGGSIARKGGIILAFARMNRILEIDVPNLRATVQPGVVNLELSNALMPHGFYFAPDPSSQKACTIGGNVAENSGGPHTLALGVTVNHIMGLEVVLPDGRIAQLGGKAAAAPGYDLTGFFVGSEGTLGIATAITVKITRLPEAVATLLAIYNDVQDAANTVVALTSEGITPAAIEMLDGWTLRAVEAAVHAGYPLDSAAVLLIELEGLREVVDEQAETVSELCRRSGAREVKRARDDNERQLLWKGRKTAFGAIGRISPSYYVQDGVIPRTRIPETLRKIEEVGKKYSLTIGNIFHAGDGNLHPLILFDARNEEETRRTLEAGREILEFCIGVGGSITGEHGVGMEKQDLMCTLFSDSEREVMHRLRNAFNPDSVLNPQKILPGVRTCREAVAPGHSSVEAPVLASAEQR